Proteins from a single region of Streptomyces glaucescens:
- a CDS encoding M23 family metallopeptidase: MASNRPAPGAPYVPGQRTEDPADTFVYGGRRTDEGPWEEWNPTAESIRPVRGRHRVAKQRGGLARSSTVLGVGVIAAVGAGGMATAQTGKPPVSISMPDLPNVGSLISDDTEAEATETAAAPLSGVGVTAVETEQGTADAGEALRARIMAQAEQQQDQAEAKATAQALAAAEQAAAEAAAKAEKEAEAKAAAEKKKAEEEARKKAEAERLAELARQYALPTSSYTITSQFGQAGSMWSSGYHTGADFAAPTGTLIKAVHSGTITEAGWGGAYGYKTVLTLDDGTEILYAHQSSINVSVGQKVSTGDVIGRVGATGNVTGPHLHLEVKTPGGGGVDPLAWLRDKGLAP, translated from the coding sequence GTGGCGTCCAACCGGCCTGCCCCAGGGGCCCCGTACGTCCCCGGTCAGCGCACCGAAGACCCCGCCGACACCTTCGTCTACGGCGGTCGGCGCACCGACGAGGGCCCGTGGGAGGAATGGAACCCCACCGCGGAATCCATTCGCCCCGTACGTGGCCGGCACCGCGTCGCCAAGCAGCGCGGCGGACTCGCCCGCAGTTCCACCGTGCTCGGCGTCGGAGTCATCGCCGCCGTCGGCGCGGGCGGCATGGCCACCGCGCAGACCGGCAAGCCCCCGGTCTCCATCTCCATGCCCGATCTGCCGAACGTCGGCTCGCTGATCTCCGACGACACCGAGGCCGAGGCGACCGAGACCGCCGCCGCCCCGCTGAGCGGCGTCGGCGTCACCGCCGTGGAGACCGAGCAGGGCACCGCCGACGCCGGCGAGGCGCTGCGCGCCCGCATCATGGCGCAGGCCGAGCAGCAGCAGGACCAGGCCGAGGCCAAGGCGACCGCGCAGGCGCTGGCCGCCGCCGAGCAGGCGGCCGCGGAGGCCGCCGCGAAGGCGGAGAAGGAAGCCGAGGCGAAGGCCGCCGCCGAGAAGAAGAAGGCGGAGGAGGAGGCCCGCAAGAAGGCCGAGGCGGAGCGGCTGGCCGAACTGGCCAGGCAGTACGCGCTGCCGACCTCCTCGTACACCATCACCTCGCAGTTCGGCCAGGCCGGTTCCATGTGGTCCTCCGGCTACCACACGGGCGCCGACTTCGCCGCGCCCACCGGCACCCTCATCAAGGCCGTGCACTCCGGCACCATCACCGAGGCCGGCTGGGGCGGGGCCTACGGCTACAAGACCGTCCTCACCCTCGACGACGGCACCGAGATCCTCTACGCCCACCAGTCGTCGATCAACGTCAGCGTCGGCCAGAAGGTCAGCACCGGGGACGTCATCGGACGCGTCGGCGCGACCGGCAACGTGACCGGGCCGCACCTGCACCTGGAGGTCAAGACGCCCGGTGGCGGCGGCGTCGACCCGCTGGCCTGGCTGCGCGACAAGGGCCTCGCTCCCTGA
- a CDS encoding PrsW family intramembrane metalloprotease, whose protein sequence is MASSPPYPTPVGFPAPGAARPAHWWRRPWVRYGALITLLALSGLVILALVREETGTEGFLVGLGLAVLPVPLLVAAFRWLDRVEPGPWRNLLFAFAWGACAAALIAIVANSFATRWIATATADPAGADTLGATVIAPVVEESAKAAAILLLFLFRRRDFTGIVDGVVIAGVTATGFAFTENILYLGTAFGTDQLHGDSGIASVTAATFFVRVVMSPFAHPLFTVLTGIGFGIAALSGDRGRLRRVLLPLSGLLLAMGMHAFWNGSATFGEYGFFAVYGAFMVPAFGILTWLVIWTRQRELRTVREELPPYVAAGWLGPAEPFALGSMRARRLAREYAGHHLGKAAARAVGEYEAYATSLAFLRHRGRLGRAGTDFLVRERELLQELWRRREVARPALEYAARVTAPLVPVTVPWPAHGPALPHPAHRMPYPAHRMPYPAQPAPFAAAHPAPYPAYNPYRT, encoded by the coding sequence GTGGCCAGCAGTCCCCCGTACCCCACGCCTGTCGGCTTCCCCGCTCCCGGGGCGGCCCGGCCCGCACACTGGTGGCGGCGCCCCTGGGTGCGCTACGGCGCGCTCATCACGCTGCTCGCCCTCTCCGGCCTCGTCATCCTCGCGCTGGTCCGCGAGGAGACCGGCACCGAGGGGTTCCTGGTCGGTCTGGGCCTCGCGGTCCTGCCCGTCCCGCTGCTCGTCGCCGCGTTCCGCTGGCTGGACCGGGTGGAGCCGGGCCCCTGGCGGAACCTGCTGTTCGCGTTCGCGTGGGGGGCCTGCGCGGCCGCGCTGATCGCGATCGTCGCCAACAGCTTCGCGACGCGCTGGATAGCGACGGCCACCGCCGACCCGGCGGGCGCGGACACCCTCGGCGCGACGGTGATAGCGCCGGTCGTGGAGGAGTCCGCGAAGGCCGCGGCGATCCTGCTGCTCTTCCTGTTCCGCAGACGGGACTTCACCGGCATCGTCGACGGCGTGGTGATAGCCGGGGTGACCGCGACCGGGTTCGCGTTCACCGAGAACATCCTCTACCTCGGCACCGCCTTCGGCACCGACCAGCTGCACGGCGACAGCGGCATCGCCTCCGTCACCGCCGCCACCTTCTTCGTGCGCGTCGTGATGTCCCCGTTCGCGCACCCCCTGTTCACCGTCCTCACCGGCATCGGTTTCGGCATCGCGGCCCTGTCCGGGGACCGCGGGCGGCTGCGCCGGGTGCTGCTGCCGCTGTCGGGGCTGCTGCTCGCCATGGGCATGCACGCCTTCTGGAACGGTTCGGCGACCTTCGGCGAGTACGGGTTCTTCGCGGTCTACGGCGCCTTCATGGTGCCCGCGTTCGGCATCCTGACCTGGCTGGTGATCTGGACCCGGCAGCGGGAGCTGCGCACCGTCCGCGAGGAGCTGCCCCCGTATGTGGCCGCGGGCTGGCTCGGCCCGGCGGAGCCCTTCGCGCTCGGCTCGATGCGGGCCCGCCGGCTGGCCCGCGAGTACGCCGGGCACCACCTCGGCAAGGCGGCCGCCCGCGCGGTCGGCGAGTACGAGGCGTACGCGACGTCGCTGGCGTTCCTCCGGCACCGGGGACGGCTCGGCCGGGCCGGCACGGACTTCCTCGTCCGGGAACGCGAGCTGCTGCAGGAGCTGTGGCGCCGCCGGGAAGTGGCCCGCCCGGCCCTGGAGTACGCGGCCCGGGTGACGGCGCCTTTGGTGCCGGTGACGGTGCCGTGGCCGGCCCATGGCCCGGCGCTGCCGCACCCCGCGCACCGGATGCCGTATCCGGCGCACCGGATGCCGTACCCCGCGCAGCCGGCGCCGTTCGCCGCCGCCCACCCGGCGCCGTATCCGGCCTACAACCCGTACCGGACCTGA
- a CDS encoding aldo/keto reductase: MTSLRKLGSSDLEVFPLSLGGNVFGWTADQDQSFAVLDAYTAAGGNFVDTADSYSAWADGNTGGESETIIGAWLKARGNRDDVVLATKVSQHPEYPGLSAANIKAAADASLRRLGTDRIDLYYTHFDKPEVPVEEIIGALDELVRAGKVRHIAASNISPERLRASLEFSDREGLARYVALQPHYNLVSRDTYEGELQDVAARAGLAAVPYFALASGFLTGKYRPGAAVDSARAAGAGKHLDSERGRRVLDALDTVADAHGVPVATVALAWLAAQPTVAAPIASARTPEQLPALLGVAGLRLTEEELTLLAQASA; encoded by the coding sequence ATGACGTCTCTGCGCAAGCTCGGCTCCTCCGATCTCGAGGTCTTCCCGCTCTCCCTGGGCGGCAACGTCTTCGGCTGGACCGCCGACCAGGACCAGTCGTTCGCCGTCCTCGACGCCTACACCGCTGCGGGCGGCAACTTCGTCGACACCGCCGACTCCTACTCCGCCTGGGCCGACGGCAACACGGGCGGCGAATCCGAGACCATCATCGGCGCCTGGCTGAAGGCCCGCGGCAACCGGGACGACGTGGTCCTCGCCACCAAGGTCAGCCAGCACCCCGAGTACCCGGGCCTGAGCGCCGCGAACATCAAGGCCGCCGCCGACGCGTCCCTGCGCCGCCTCGGCACCGACCGCATCGACCTCTACTACACCCACTTCGACAAGCCCGAGGTGCCGGTCGAGGAGATCATCGGCGCGCTCGACGAACTGGTCAGGGCGGGCAAGGTGCGCCACATCGCCGCCTCCAACATCTCGCCCGAGCGGCTGCGGGCCTCGCTGGAGTTCTCCGACCGGGAGGGGCTGGCGCGGTACGTCGCGCTCCAGCCGCACTACAACCTGGTCTCCCGGGACACGTACGAGGGCGAACTCCAGGACGTGGCCGCGCGTGCCGGCCTCGCCGCCGTGCCGTACTTCGCGCTGGCGTCCGGCTTCCTGACCGGCAAGTACCGCCCCGGCGCGGCCGTGGACAGCGCGCGGGCGGCCGGAGCGGGCAAGCACCTCGACAGCGAGCGGGGCCGGCGGGTGCTCGACGCGCTCGACACCGTCGCCGACGCGCACGGCGTGCCCGTCGCCACCGTCGCCCTGGCCTGGCTCGCCGCGCAGCCGACCGTGGCCGCGCCGATCGCCTCCGCGCGCACCCCCGAGCAGCTCCCGGCACTGCTGGGCGTCGCCGGACTGCGGCTGACGGAGGAGGAGCTGACGCTGCTGGCGCAGGCCTCGGCCTGA
- a CDS encoding dihydrofolate reductase family protein, whose product MPYPYVLLSAAVSLDGFLDDTGPERLLLSGPADFDRVDEVRASVDAILVGAGTIRTDNPRLLVNSPARRAARTAAGRPEFPLKVTVSGTGDLDPGAQFWHTGGDKIVYTTPAGADRLRAAGIADTAEVVPLPGDWDWRTVLADLHDARGVRRLMVEGGGQVHTQLLQQGLADELQLALAPLFVGAPDAPRLFGPGRYQPGRLRLVETRPVGDVVLMRYEPTAPGTGAVPSAADHRWLALACELAARCPPSSSAFSVGAVVVAADGTELARGHSREGGDPVVHAEEAALAKLDPADPRLPGATVYSSLEPCARRASRPRPCARLILDAGVRRVVTAWREPDTFVAGADGAGVLTAAGADVVVLPEHAGAAQAPNRHLLPRPGRDAHAPGSSEV is encoded by the coding sequence ATGCCCTACCCGTACGTCCTGCTCTCCGCCGCCGTCTCCCTCGACGGCTTCCTGGACGACACCGGCCCCGAACGCCTCCTCCTCTCCGGCCCCGCCGACTTCGACCGGGTCGACGAGGTCCGGGCGTCCGTCGACGCGATCCTCGTCGGGGCCGGCACGATCCGCACCGACAACCCCCGGCTGCTGGTGAACTCGCCCGCGCGCCGCGCGGCCCGCACGGCGGCCGGCAGACCGGAGTTCCCCCTCAAGGTCACGGTGAGCGGAACCGGCGACCTGGATCCCGGGGCCCAGTTCTGGCACACGGGCGGGGACAAGATCGTCTACACCACCCCCGCGGGCGCCGATCGCCTGCGCGCGGCGGGCATCGCGGACACCGCGGAAGTGGTCCCCCTGCCCGGTGACTGGGACTGGCGCACGGTCCTCGCGGACCTGCACGACGCACGGGGGGTACGGCGGCTCATGGTCGAGGGCGGCGGCCAGGTCCACACCCAGCTCCTTCAGCAGGGCCTGGCCGACGAGCTCCAGCTCGCCCTCGCCCCCCTCTTCGTCGGCGCCCCGGACGCCCCCCGCCTCTTCGGCCCCGGCCGCTACCAGCCGGGCCGCCTCCGCCTGGTGGAGACCCGGCCGGTGGGTGACGTGGTCCTGATGCGCTACGAGCCGACGGCCCCCGGCACCGGCGCCGTCCCGTCCGCGGCCGACCACCGCTGGCTGGCCCTGGCCTGCGAGCTGGCGGCGCGGTGCCCCCCGTCCTCCTCCGCCTTCAGCGTCGGCGCGGTGGTGGTCGCCGCCGACGGCACGGAGCTGGCCCGCGGCCACTCCCGGGAGGGCGGCGACCCGGTCGTCCACGCGGAGGAGGCGGCCCTGGCGAAACTCGACCCCGCGGACCCGCGCCTGCCCGGCGCCACCGTCTACTCCAGCCTGGAGCCCTGCGCCCGCCGCGCCTCCCGGCCCCGCCCCTGCGCCCGCCTGATCCTGGACGCGGGCGTGCGCAGGGTCGTGACGGCCTGGCGGGAGCCGGACACGTTCGTGGCCGGGGCGGACGGGGCGGGGGTCCTGACGGCGGCCGGAGCGGACGTCGTGGTCCTCCCGGAGCACGCGGGGGCGGCGCAGGCCCCGAACCGCCACCTGCTGCCCCGGCCGGGGCGGGACGCACACGCCCCCGGCTCAAGTGAGGTCTGA
- the trmB gene encoding tRNA (guanosine(46)-N7)-methyltransferase TrmB, protein MSDSLNSAASRHPGRPQGAPRFPEGPQADPAGSHFERRIRSFQPRRSRVTAGQADALRRLWPKWGFDIDGGRVIDLAELFGNDNPVVLEIGFGMGEATAQMAAADPATNILAVDVHTPGQGNLLNLADRGGLTNIRVGNGDAIILLREMLAPDALNGLRVFFPDPWPKKRHHKRRLIQPEFLSLAATRLRPGAILHCATDWEPYAEQMLDVLTAHPDFENTQADGGFAPRPEFRPLTRFEGQGLDKGHVVNDLLFRRVPHTTSAQPPADA, encoded by the coding sequence GTGTCTGACTCCCTGAACTCCGCCGCGTCCCGCCACCCCGGCCGCCCCCAGGGCGCGCCCCGGTTCCCCGAGGGGCCGCAGGCCGATCCCGCGGGGTCGCACTTCGAGCGGCGGATCCGCAGTTTCCAGCCGCGGCGCAGCCGGGTGACCGCCGGGCAGGCGGACGCGCTGCGGCGGCTGTGGCCGAAGTGGGGGTTCGACATCGACGGCGGGCGGGTGATCGACCTCGCCGAGCTGTTCGGCAACGACAACCCGGTCGTCCTGGAGATCGGCTTCGGCATGGGCGAGGCCACCGCCCAGATGGCCGCCGCCGACCCCGCGACCAACATCCTCGCGGTGGACGTGCACACCCCCGGCCAGGGCAATCTGCTGAACCTCGCCGACCGGGGCGGCCTGACCAACATCCGGGTCGGCAACGGCGACGCCATCATCCTGCTCCGCGAGATGCTGGCCCCGGACGCGCTGAACGGCCTGCGGGTGTTCTTCCCGGACCCCTGGCCGAAGAAGCGCCACCACAAGCGGCGGCTCATCCAGCCGGAGTTCCTGAGCCTCGCCGCGACCCGGCTGCGGCCCGGTGCGATCCTGCACTGCGCCACCGACTGGGAGCCGTACGCGGAGCAGATGCTCGACGTCCTCACCGCGCACCCGGACTTCGAGAACACCCAGGCCGACGGGGGGTTCGCGCCCCGTCCCGAGTTCCGTCCGCTGACCCGTTTCGAGGGCCAGGGACTGGACAAGGGTCATGTCGTGAACGACCTGCTCTTCCGCCGCGTACCACACACAACGTCAGCTCAGCCCCCCGCCGACGCCTGA